A part of Myxococcus landrumus genomic DNA contains:
- a CDS encoding deoxynucleoside kinase — MARKKFIAIAGNIGAGKTELTSFLCRKYGLTPSFEPNDQNPYLADFYKDMKTWAFRSQLFFLTHKFRLHRELERTPGTVLQDRTLYEDAEIFAKNLHRQRLIDKRDWKTYCELYETISESLRPPDLMIYLRCPVQTLKERIRLRGRSMEKDIPTRYLQRLNALYEEWFGAYRLSPVLVLATDKLDYLTNLVDRVDLFQQIEKHL; from the coding sequence GTGGCCAGGAAAAAGTTTATCGCCATCGCGGGCAACATCGGCGCCGGGAAGACGGAGCTCACGTCCTTCCTCTGCCGGAAGTACGGGCTGACACCGTCCTTCGAGCCCAATGACCAAAACCCCTATCTCGCGGACTTCTACAAGGACATGAAGACGTGGGCTTTCCGCTCACAGCTCTTCTTCCTGACGCACAAGTTCCGTCTCCACCGGGAGTTGGAGCGCACGCCCGGCACCGTGCTGCAGGACCGCACCCTCTACGAGGACGCGGAGATTTTCGCCAAGAACCTCCACCGTCAGCGGCTCATCGACAAGCGGGACTGGAAGACGTACTGCGAACTGTACGAGACCATCTCCGAGTCCCTGCGCCCCCCTGACTTGATGATCTACCTGCGCTGCCCCGTGCAGACCCTCAAGGAGCGCATCCGCCTACGCGGCCGCTCGATGGAGAAGGACATTCCCACTCGCTACCTCCAGCGCCTCAATGCCCTGTACGAGGAATGGTTCGGCGCCTACCGGTTGTCTCCAGTCCTGGTGCTGGCCACCGACAAGCTCGACTACCTGACCAACCTGGTGGACCGCGTGGACCTCTTCCAGCAAATCGAGAAGCACCTGTGA
- a CDS encoding DUF2314 domain-containing protein, whose translation MEVYLLATEQDGPVPLDALRASFATDEVEFTPAEDGQGFVLRADSSEVHVRLTVGAEGLPRFNKAAYSGSPEAFERLGKAKAYYHLSLEPGGAQPTLPVFEALWAVRTLLEHVPGVLVDLAAFKLHEPEDVVEITELDFDIRDHVHLHAVEVTEGDTPLWVHSHGMEKFGARDLEIFHLAEQDLLPAESFLHELCTDLAFGQGPALRSQVGTSEGQAFMVVPSEEARANLLGVPLETFEGHEGLFLTVVSPLGRHNTSQLLVPYRERFSQEPEEQTESMRREAQALLPAFLARFQRRGLMEPLTFLVRAPFDTHPDGNKVVENLWLELMARDDGSLVGKLVDGAVHTTEWRKGAHVEVEETQVNALALSREGRALDEGEIRALLNAERPM comes from the coding sequence ATGGAGGTCTACCTCCTGGCGACCGAGCAGGACGGCCCGGTGCCGCTAGACGCGTTGCGGGCGTCGTTCGCGACGGACGAGGTGGAGTTCACGCCGGCCGAGGACGGGCAGGGGTTCGTGCTCCGGGCGGACAGCTCGGAGGTGCACGTCCGGTTGACGGTGGGCGCCGAAGGGCTGCCCCGCTTCAACAAGGCGGCGTACAGCGGGAGCCCGGAGGCCTTCGAGCGGCTGGGCAAGGCGAAGGCCTACTACCACCTGTCGCTCGAGCCGGGTGGGGCGCAGCCGACGCTGCCCGTCTTCGAGGCGCTCTGGGCCGTTCGCACGCTGCTGGAGCATGTGCCCGGGGTGCTGGTGGACCTGGCGGCGTTCAAGCTGCACGAGCCGGAGGACGTGGTCGAAATCACCGAGCTGGACTTCGACATCCGGGACCATGTCCACCTGCACGCGGTGGAGGTGACGGAGGGCGACACGCCGTTGTGGGTCCACTCCCACGGCATGGAGAAGTTCGGCGCCAGGGACCTGGAGATCTTCCACCTCGCCGAGCAGGACCTGTTGCCCGCCGAGAGCTTCCTGCACGAGCTGTGTACGGACCTCGCCTTTGGGCAGGGCCCGGCGCTGCGCTCCCAGGTGGGCACCAGCGAGGGGCAGGCGTTCATGGTGGTGCCCTCGGAGGAGGCGCGCGCCAACCTGCTTGGCGTGCCCCTGGAGACCTTCGAGGGGCATGAGGGCTTGTTCCTCACGGTGGTGTCCCCGTTGGGGCGCCACAACACGTCCCAGCTCCTGGTGCCGTATCGCGAGCGCTTCTCGCAGGAGCCGGAGGAGCAGACGGAGTCCATGCGCCGCGAGGCCCAGGCCCTGCTTCCCGCCTTCCTGGCGCGCTTCCAGCGCCGGGGGCTGATGGAGCCGCTCACGTTCCTGGTCCGAGCCCCGTTCGACACCCACCCGGATGGCAACAAGGTGGTGGAGAACCTCTGGCTGGAGCTCATGGCCCGGGATGATGGGAGCCTGGTGGGCAAGCTGGTGGATGGCGCGGTGCACACCACGGAGTGGCGCAAGGGGGCCCACGTGGAGGTCGAGGAGACCCAGGTCAACGCGCTGGCCCTCAGTCGAGAGGGGCGGGCCCTGGATGAGGGCGAAATCCGGGCGTTGCTGAACGCCGAGCGACCCATGTAG
- a CDS encoding tetratricopeptide repeat protein has product MTLAHRFRPWARAAVLGLGLLASGCSHTNAATATAERPTDDRSRARAFLDENQPQKALMLLTDLHARGPEDLDVARMLTEAQVKAGRSDAWIEELQGRLRSGERAVDQYMLGLALFSRAKDAGTPAVAAFERAIALSPDTAEYHYRLGVARLESEQYAAAVEPLRRATTLAPDRPSWRLPLAKALHRTGDSPGAVESLGVVVRGRPTPADVATARALMEQVNDPFGGIPKAAEAKLEEGLRYLNDLDAPQHAILAFEEVLHDYPDLSVLHSLLGLAYQRLDDAGRAVDEFKQAIERAPRDGKNHLYLGELYASRQRPDAARAAFEKAVELHPLLDTAWFRLGDLHLDRRDLPAARAAFTVAVSLTPDSIPARGKLALVYQLEADYPAAERELRYVVQKDPENVEFSLRLGLLFTEQSMKSSRPQVRKTAAEEAERWLSKVLEAQPENAVASRALQSLKGQ; this is encoded by the coding sequence ATGACTCTCGCTCACCGCTTCCGCCCCTGGGCTCGCGCCGCCGTGCTGGGCCTGGGACTGCTCGCCTCCGGCTGCAGCCACACCAACGCGGCGACGGCCACGGCCGAGCGCCCCACGGACGACCGCTCGCGTGCCCGCGCCTTCCTCGACGAGAACCAGCCCCAGAAGGCGCTCATGCTCCTCACGGACCTGCATGCGCGCGGCCCCGAGGACCTCGACGTCGCGAGGATGCTGACGGAAGCGCAGGTGAAGGCGGGCCGCTCCGACGCGTGGATCGAAGAGCTCCAGGGACGCCTCCGTTCGGGCGAGCGCGCGGTGGACCAGTACATGCTGGGCCTGGCCCTGTTCTCCCGAGCAAAGGATGCCGGCACGCCTGCCGTGGCCGCCTTCGAGCGCGCCATCGCCTTGTCCCCGGACACGGCCGAGTACCACTACCGCCTGGGTGTCGCGCGACTGGAGTCGGAGCAATACGCGGCCGCGGTGGAGCCGCTGCGCCGCGCCACGACACTGGCCCCTGATCGCCCTTCGTGGCGTCTGCCCCTGGCCAAGGCACTGCACCGCACGGGCGACTCGCCCGGCGCGGTGGAGTCCCTGGGTGTGGTGGTTCGGGGCCGGCCTACGCCCGCGGACGTGGCCACCGCGCGAGCGTTGATGGAGCAGGTCAACGACCCCTTCGGAGGCATCCCCAAGGCGGCCGAGGCCAAGCTGGAAGAGGGCCTGCGCTACCTCAATGACTTGGATGCGCCTCAGCACGCCATCCTCGCGTTCGAGGAGGTCCTCCACGACTACCCGGACCTCTCCGTGCTGCACTCGCTCCTGGGCCTGGCGTACCAGCGCCTGGACGACGCGGGGCGCGCCGTGGACGAGTTCAAACAGGCCATCGAACGCGCGCCCAGGGACGGAAAGAACCACCTGTACCTGGGTGAGCTGTACGCCTCGCGCCAGCGACCGGACGCGGCCCGTGCCGCCTTCGAGAAGGCCGTGGAGCTCCACCCCTTGCTGGACACGGCCTGGTTCCGACTGGGCGACCTGCACCTCGACCGCCGCGACCTGCCCGCGGCACGCGCGGCCTTCACCGTGGCCGTGTCGCTGACACCCGACTCCATCCCCGCACGGGGAAAGCTCGCGCTCGTGTACCAGCTCGAGGCCGACTACCCCGCTGCGGAACGTGAGCTTCGCTACGTGGTCCAAAAGGACCCGGAGAATGTGGAGTTCTCGCTGCGACTGGGGCTGCTCTTCACGGAGCAGTCGATGAAGTCGTCGCGGCCTCAGGTGAGGAAGACGGCGGCCGAGGAAGCCGAGCGCTGGCTCTCCAAGGTCCTGGAGGCGCAACCGGAGAACGCGGTGGCCTCGCGTGCGCTGCAATCCCTCAAGGGCCAGTAG
- a CDS encoding lysophospholipid acyltransferase family protein, translated as MRKLFCILVAGVWTFVCFFLTLFTMVLTVNASRGLWVVRRLWSPVLVWAGGGKLEVLGQENVDPNRPTIYVANHQSTIDIPAHFMAVPVPFRYVAKEQLKWVPLIGWYLALGGHVFINRSNRSKAIASLDAAAKKIRGGTSIFLYPEGTRSEDGRVLPFKKGPFALALKARVPVCPVTIEGSGKLMPKDSWNITPGPIRVKIGKPIDTTQFDEDDREGLARAVRDVIIADSLSMGGKGGDAEDVVASSGQEGIGASRAHSTP; from the coding sequence ATGCGCAAGCTTTTCTGCATTTTAGTCGCCGGAGTGTGGACGTTCGTCTGCTTCTTCCTGACCCTCTTCACGATGGTGCTGACGGTCAACGCCTCCCGAGGCCTCTGGGTGGTCCGCAGACTGTGGTCCCCCGTGCTGGTGTGGGCGGGTGGTGGGAAGCTGGAAGTGCTTGGCCAGGAGAACGTGGACCCCAACCGGCCCACCATCTACGTCGCCAACCACCAGTCCACCATCGACATCCCGGCGCACTTCATGGCCGTGCCCGTGCCCTTCCGCTACGTGGCGAAGGAGCAGCTCAAGTGGGTGCCCCTCATCGGCTGGTACCTGGCGCTCGGCGGCCACGTCTTCATCAACCGCAGCAACCGCTCCAAGGCCATCGCCTCCCTGGACGCGGCGGCGAAGAAGATTCGCGGCGGCACCAGCATCTTCCTGTACCCGGAGGGCACCCGCTCCGAGGACGGTCGCGTCCTCCCCTTCAAGAAGGGCCCCTTCGCCCTGGCCCTCAAGGCCCGCGTCCCCGTCTGTCCCGTCACCATCGAGGGCTCCGGCAAGCTCATGCCCAAGGACAGCTGGAACATCACCCCCGGCCCCATCCGCGTGAAGATTGGCAAGCCCATCGACACCACCCAGTTCGACGAGGATGACCGCGAGGGGCTGGCCCGCGCCGTGCGCGACGTCATCATCGCGGACAGCCTTTCGATGGGCGGCAAGGGCGGCGACGCCGAAGACGTCGTCGCCTCGTCGGGCCAAGAAGGCATCGGCGCTTCCCGCGCCCACTCCACTCCCTAG